From the Macaca nemestrina isolate mMacNem1 chromosome 7, mMacNem.hap1, whole genome shotgun sequence genome, one window contains:
- the LOC105481881 gene encoding ribosomal protein uL16-like, which yields MGRRPARCYRYCKNKPYPKSRFCRGVPDAKIRIFDLGRKKAKVDEFPLCGHMVSDEYEQLSSEALEAARICANKYMVKSCGRDGFHMRVRLHPFHVIRINKMLSCAGADRLQTGMRGAFGKPQGTVARVHIGQVIMSIRTKLQNKEHVIEALRRAKFKFPGRQKIHISKKWGFTKFNADEFEDMVAKKRLIPDGCGVKYVPSHGPLDKWRVLHS from the coding sequence ATGGGCCGCCGTCCAGCTCGTTGTTACCGGTATTGTAAGAACAAGCCGTACCCAAAATCTCGTTTCTGCCGAGGGGTTCCTGATGCCAAGATCCGCATCTTTGACCTGGGTCGAAAGAAGGCAAAAGTGGATGAATTCCCACTCTGTGGCCATATGGTGTCTGATGAATATGAGCAGCTATCTTCTGAAGCCCTGGAGGCCGCCCGTATTTGCGCCAACAAGTACATGGTGAAAAGTTGTGGCAGAGATGGCTTTCACATGCGAGTGCGGCTCCATCCCTTCCATGTCATCCGCATCAACAAGATGTTGTCCTGTGCTGGGGCTGACAGGCTCCAGACAGGTATGCGAGGTGCCTTTGGAAAACCCCAGGGTACTGTGGCCCGCGTCCACATTGGTCAAGTCATCATGTCCATCCGCACCAAGCTTCAGAACAAGGAGCATGTGATTGAAGCCTTGCGCAGGGCTAAGTTCAAGTTCCCTGGACGCCAGAAGATTCATATCTCCAAGAAGTGGGGCTTCACGAAGTTTAATGCTGACGAATTCGAAGACATGGTGGCCAAGAAGCGCCTCATCCCTGACGGTTGTGGAGTCAAGTACGTTCCCAGTCATGGCCCTTTGGACAAGTGGCGGGTTCTGCACTCATGA